The DNA window TTCTGAATCCAAGCTTAAATTAATCGGCTTTCCAGTAAGGCAAAAATTCCTTCAGCATCTAAACGCTGACACTCCTGAAACCACTTACAATAGAAACCGTCCTTTAGAGTGCCTTATTATGAGCGGTGGAGAAGGATCTGGAAATATGAATACAATTGCCAGTATACTGTTAAAGAACTTTAATTGTCGAGTTAAAGTTGTGACCGGCAGAAATAAAGTACTAAAAAGAAGGCTGGAAAGATCTTTATATGAAAGGTTTGGAACTGATAGAGTTGAAGTATTCGGTTTTACAGAAAATATTCAGGAGCTAATGCTTTCATCTGATTTAGCTATAACCCGCGGAAGCCCAAATGTAATGATGGAGGTAGTAGCTTGTAATGTTCCTCTTATTGTAACAGGAAACTTACCAGGACAAGAGGAAGGAAACCCGGGTTACCTTTTAAAACATAACCTCGGAGTAGTTTGTAAAGAAACCCGGAAACTTAAGGCAATAACCAGGGAACTGCTTATTAATAATGCAAGCAAGCTAAAACAAATCAAACGTTCTCAGAAAAAGTTTTTAAATCCTAACGTTGCCCAAGAAATTGCAGATTTTATTTTGAGCATAGAAGGTTCAGGGGAAGTTACTATCCCCGATAGCTCAACTAGATTCTGGGATATTAGTAAAAAAATTAGCATCCCGGAAAGGATAAGTTTAAAGAAAAAGATTCCTGTAAGAAGACGCAGAAACTTTTAGGAATGCCGAAAATGCAACTTCAGCTATAATCCAATATATAATGAAACAGCTATCTAAAGTAAAATAGATAGCTGTTTATTTCATTCAGTAAATTCAATCTATAATAACACCCACCCATATAGCCATTAATTTTAATCCTCTCCTTTATACTCTTAATGTCCTTTTATATGATTCAAACTGTTAACATAAAAAAAATAGAAAAACTTACTACTCATAATCCGTTTTATTTAAGAAACAATAAGAATAAGGAGGTGATATTAATGGCAAACAATAATAGCAAAACTTCATTTGATAACATGAAGTACGAAATAGCAAGGGAAGTTGGAGTTAACTTAAAGCAGGGTTACAACGGTGACTTAAGTTCTAAAGATGCTGGTAAAATTGGTGGTAACATCGTTAAGAAAGTATTCCAATCCTATACTGGAAATAGCTATCCTACAGAACGTTTAGGTGATACTTCAAGATAAGGATAAGTAATAAAAAATAGCAGGAGTTAATCTCCTGCTATTTTTTTAATGCCTCGATGTCCCGGAGTTTTTATTGGAGAAATTTATGCAACCGCTAAAAGTACAAGAATATATGGAAATATAAAAATAATATGATATAATTAACTAATAGCTAAAGCTATACTAATTTTTATATTAGTAATTACTTTCAGGAAACGGTGGTAGATATGGTAAAACTCCAATACAAATTCAAAAATAACAAAATTATTTCCCTTGAACCAACCAAGATAATCGTATTTAGTTTCGCGGCTGTTATATTCTGGGGGGCATTACTATTAACCCTGCCGATAGCATCCAACCCTGGCCAGCCACCTGTAAGCTTCCTTACAGCACTCTTTACAGCCACATCCGCAACCTGCGTTACCGGGCTTGTTGTTGTTGATACCGCTACACAGTGGAATGTTTTCGGGCGGACGGTCATCATTCTTCTGATACAAATAGGCGGACTTGGCTTTGTTACTATCGCTACATTTTTCTCTGTTCTTTTAGGAAGAAAGGTAGGAATTAAAGGCAGAATACTCGCCCAGGAATCGCTGAACCATTTCAGTTCGGAAGGAGTACTCAGGCTTATACAAAAAGTAATTTCAGTAACGTTTATTGTAGAATTTTTCGGTGCCGTTATTTTTTCCACAAGGCTTATTCCTTATGCTATAGCTAATAAACGTTCTGTTGCTGAAGGTATTTACATGTCAGTCTTTCAGTCTATTTCAGCATTTTGCAATGCTGGCTTTGATCTGGTTGGAAAATACCGTAGTTTGACTGTATTTAACGATGATCCTATTGTTCTGCTAACTACTGCCCTATTGATTATCATTGGCGGTCTAGGCTTTATGGTGTGGAAGGACCTGTACGAATACAGGGTAAATAAAAAACTTCTTATTCATACTAAAGTTGTACTTGTATTTACAGCGCTTTTACTGCTATTTGGAACTTTATCGGTCTTTATATTTGAGTATAATAATCCAGCTACCTTAGGTAAATTAAGTATTACGAACAAATTACTTAATGCTTTTTTCCAATCGGTATCATTAAGAACAGCTGGTTTTAATTCAATTGACATATTACCAATGAAGGAAATAACAAAAGTCGGAAACGTTATACTTATGTTTATTGGCGCCGCTCCAGGCTCAACAGGCGGCGGAGTTAAGGTAACCACTTTCGGTATTATAATTGCTGCAATCATTTCACAGATGAGAGGTTCAGATGATACAATAATATTTAAGCATAAAGTTTCTCATAATACTGTTAATAAATCCCTTACAATTATCGGCTTAAGTCTGATACTTGTAATTACAGTTACAACTATTATTCTTGTAGCTGAAGCTAATAGATTTTACTTTATTGATACTTTATATGAAGCTACATCAGCATTTGGCACAGTTGGTCTTTCATCATTTGGTACACCTAACTTGCAATCAAGTACTAGCAGAATTGCCATTATTATCACCATGTTTTTAGGAAGGGTAGGCCCTCTTTCGTTTGCACTTACACTTTCTTTAAGAAACATCAAGAAAAATGAAGATCAGATTTATCCTGAGGGAAAAATAATTGTAGGATAAAAAAAGCGGCACCTAAAATGCCGCTTTTTTTCTGAAAATTAATTAAGTAATATTTTATCTATTCCTAAAATCAAAACAATTCTTTACTCTTACCTAAAAAGTATTCCTTTAATTCTTGTTGATCCTGTTTTGATGAGATAACTATGATGTAATCCTTATCTTTTAATACAGTAAAACCATTTGGAATAATTACTTCTTCATCTCTTATAACTGAGATAAGTATGCAATCCTTAGGAATATTTATATCTTTTAAGCTCTTATTGTTCACAGGAGATTTATCTGTAATAACAATCTCACTTAACACCAATTTACCGCTTTTCAACTTCATAAGAGTCTTTATGCCTGTATAATCAACTTCCTGTTCTATTAAATCAGCAATTATAGATGTGCTGCTGACTGCAAAATCTACTCCTAGCTTTTG is part of the Acetivibrio cellulolyticus CD2 genome and encodes:
- a CDS encoding MGDG synthase family glycosyltransferase, coding for MAKNILIISSNYTGHGHKSITDSLLEKFSLNSDVNVHVIDGFTLLGNLGIRISKLYGSITRNAKEIWKMIWEISMKKPSIVNEFIEVSVRDSFLKLLKSVNPDLIVSVHPNFNGSLLNILEEYEIKIPFVTLIADLVSISPLWADPRVDYVICPTTESKYKCLEFGVSESKLKLIGFPVRQKFLQHLNADTPETTYNRNRPLECLIMSGGEGSGNMNTIASILLKNFNCRVKVVTGRNKVLKRRLERSLYERFGTDRVEVFGFTENIQELMLSSDLAITRGSPNVMMEVVACNVPLIVTGNLPGQEEGNPGYLLKHNLGVVCKETRKLKAITRELLINNASKLKQIKRSQKKFLNPNVAQEIADFILSIEGSGEVTIPDSSTRFWDISKKISIPERISLKKKIPVRRRRNF
- a CDS encoding alpha/beta-type small acid-soluble spore protein, with the translated sequence MANNNSKTSFDNMKYEIAREVGVNLKQGYNGDLSSKDAGKIGGNIVKKVFQSYTGNSYPTERLGDTSR
- a CDS encoding TrkH family potassium uptake protein; the encoded protein is MVKLQYKFKNNKIISLEPTKIIVFSFAAVIFWGALLLTLPIASNPGQPPVSFLTALFTATSATCVTGLVVVDTATQWNVFGRTVIILLIQIGGLGFVTIATFFSVLLGRKVGIKGRILAQESLNHFSSEGVLRLIQKVISVTFIVEFFGAVIFSTRLIPYAIANKRSVAEGIYMSVFQSISAFCNAGFDLVGKYRSLTVFNDDPIVLLTTALLIIIGGLGFMVWKDLYEYRVNKKLLIHTKVVLVFTALLLLFGTLSVFIFEYNNPATLGKLSITNKLLNAFFQSVSLRTAGFNSIDILPMKEITKVGNVILMFIGAAPGSTGGGVKVTTFGIIIAAIISQMRGSDDTIIFKHKVSHNTVNKSLTIIGLSLILVITVTTIILVAEANRFYFIDTLYEATSAFGTVGLSSFGTPNLQSSTSRIAIIITMFLGRVGPLSFALTLSLRNIKKNEDQIYPEGKIIVG
- a CDS encoding potassium channel family protein, which produces MLRMYIVVAGGGKIGYYLIKTLLPYKHKLAVIEPQIDLCEKLANELRIPAFNGDATDLDILAQVEIAKADTFIAVTGKDEDNLIACQLVKRNYGVKRTIARVNNPKNIEVFQKLGVDFAVSSTSIIADLIEQEVDYTGIKTLMKLKSGKLVLSEIVITDKSPVNNKSLKDINIPKDCILISVIRDEEVIIPNGFTVLKDKDYIIVISSKQDQQELKEYFLGKSKELF